A portion of the Lolium rigidum isolate FL_2022 chromosome 1, APGP_CSIRO_Lrig_0.1, whole genome shotgun sequence genome contains these proteins:
- the LOC124684278 gene encoding 2-oxoglutarate-dependent dioxygenase 33 translates to MGSDFKAIPLIDIGPLVEKIDDPEMANDEGLLDVIRMLDDACKEAGFFYVRGHGISESLMTEVRDITRKFFQLPHEEKLKIKMTPQSGYRGYQRIGENVTKGKPDMHEAIDCYTPIEPGKYGDLAKPMEGSNLWPENPSNFDALLENYTSLLRDLSRKIMRGIALALGAPLDAFEGETAGDAFWVLRLIGYPVPADIPQEQLTDTGCGAHTDYGFLTLVNQDDDICALEVRNLSGEWIYAKPVPGTFVCNIGDMLKVWSNGIYQPTLHRVVNNSPRYRVSVAFFYESNFDAAVEPVKFCREKTGGVAKYERVVYGEHLVQKVLTNFVM, encoded by the exons ATGGGTTCCGACTTCAAAGCCATCCCTCTTATCG ATATTGGCCCGCTCGTCGAGAAGATCGATGATCCTGAAATGGCCAACGACGAGGGTTTGTTGGACGTCATCCGGATGCTGGACGACGCTTGTAAGGAGGCTGGATTCTTCTATGTG AGAGGCCATGGGATTTCGGAGTCGCTAATGACGGAAGTTAGGGACATCACACGCAAGTTCTTCCAGCTTCCTCACGAGGAAAAACTGAAGATCAAAATGACACCTCAGAGTGGATATAG AGGGTATCAGAGAATTGGCGAAAATGTTACCAAGGGTAAACCTGATATGCATGAAGCAATCGAT TGCTATACACCTATTGAACCAGGCAAATATGGAGATCTTGCTAAACCAATGGAAGGATCTAATTTGTG GCCAGAGAACCCATCGAATTTTGACGCGCTGCTAGAAAACTATACAAGCCTTTTACGGG ATCTTTCAAGAAAGATCATGCGAGGTATAGCCTTGGCATTGGGTGCACCGTTGGATGCTTTCGAAGGCGAAACAGCAGGAGATGCTTTCTGGGTTCTCAGATTGATTGGATATCCAGTGCCAGCTGACATCCCGCAAGAGCAACTCACTGATACCGGCTG CGGAGCTCATACAGATTATG GTTTTCTGACTCTGGTAAACCAGGATGATGACATATGtgctcttgag GTCAGAAACCTGTCTGGTGAGTGGATATACGCCAAGCCGGTACCTGGAACCTTTGTTTGCAACATCGGTGACATGTTAAAG gtTTGGTCGAATGGGATATATCAGCCCACACTCCACAGAGTCGTCAACAACTCCCCTCGATACCGTGTATCTGTCGCCTTCTTCTACGAG TCGAACTTCGACGCTGCGGTGGAGCCCGTGAAGTTCTGCCGGGAGAAGACGGGCGGCGTTGCCAAGTACGAGAGGGTCGTCTACGGGGAGCATCTGGTTCAGAAAGTCCTCACCAACTTCGTCATGTAA
- the LOC124698561 gene encoding probable cadmium/zinc-transporting ATPase HMA1, chloroplastic, whose product MQFLTASACAAASSTAPLPRPAHLLRVSRPPPFPHLRRRRAPHPPSPSLSLAPQPPLLLPSRRSLLFTPRAHGDHHHHNHNHGHGHGHHGHGHGHDGAEVHGGGGGAAVMRVARAIGWADVADALREHLQVCCISLGLLLMAAVCPHVAPLSSVGRLPAALIAVAFPLVGVSAALDALVDIADGKINIHVLMALAAFASIFMGNSLEGGLLLAMFNLAHIAEEYFTSKSMYDVRELKENHPEFALLLETSGDESVHFSNLSYTKVPVHDLEVDSHILVRAGEAVPVDGEVYQGSSTITIEHLTGETKPVERTVGDAIPGGARNLEGMMIVKVTKSWEDSTLNRIVQLTEEGQLNKPKLQRWLDEFGEHYSKVVVALSLAVALLGPFLFKWPFFGNSVCRGSIYRGLGLMVAASPCALAVAPLAYATAISSLASKGILLKGGHVLDALSSCQSIAFDKTGTLTTGKLMCKAIEPIHGHLDVSHGVNDPSCCTPNCESEALAVAAAMEKGTTHPIGRAVLNHSVGRDLPVVAVESFESLPGRGVVATLSGIKAKNSENELAKASIGSVEYISSLYRSNGESEQIKQAVKCSAFGPEFVQAALSVDKKVTLFHFEDEPRSGVCEVIYTLREKAKLRIMMLTGDHKSSAMRVAKAVCIDEVHFSLKPEDKLNKVKAVSREGGGGLIMVGDGINDAPALAAATVGIVLAQRASATAVAVADILLLQDNLCVVPFCIAKARQTTSLVKQSVALALTCIVFAALPSVLGFLPLWLTVLLHEGGTLLVCLNSIRALNHPTWSLGDDIRQLVDGLKNYILAKLNSSSKFPANTVPL is encoded by the exons ATGCAGTTCCTCACCGCCTccgcgtgcgccgccgcctcctccacggcGCCGCTCCCGCGCCCCGCCCACCTGCTCCGCGTCTCGAGGCCCCCTCCCTTcccgcacctccgccgccgccgcgctccccaCCCACCCTCCCCATCCCTCTCCCTAGCCCCCCAACCCCCGCTCCTCCTCccctcgcgtcgctccctcctCTTCACCCCCCGCGcccacggcgaccaccaccaccataaccataaccacggccacggccacggccaccatggacacggccacggccacgacggGGCGGAAGTGCACGGGGGAGGCGGGGGCGCGGCGGTCATGCGGGTGGCGAGGGCGATCGGGTGGGCCGACGTCGCCGACGCGCTGCGGGAGCACCTGCAGGTCTGCTGCATctccctcggcctcctcctcatgGCCGCCGTCTGCCCCCACGTCGCGCCGCTGAGCTCTGTCGGGCGCCTCCCGGCCGCGCTCATCGCCGTCGCGTTTCCTCTTGTCGGG GTTTCTGCAGCGCTCGATGCTCTTGTAGATATCGCTGACGGGAAAATAAACATCCATGTCCTCATGGCTCTTGCAGCATTTGCCTCCATATTTATGGGGAACTCGTTGGAGGGTGGTCTGCTTCTTGCTATGTTTAATTTAGCTCATATTG CCGAAGAGTACTTCACAAGCAAGTCAATGTATGATGTGAGGGAGCTTAAGGAAAATCATCCAGAATTTGCATTGTTGTTAGAAACAAGTGGAGACGAATCCGTACATTTTTCAAATCTCAGTTACACCAAAGTTCCTGTGCATGACCTTGAAGTGGATTCTCATATTTTGGTCAGAGCTGGTgag GCTGTGCCTGTTGATGGAGAAGTTTACCAAGGATCATCTACGATCACTATAGAACACCTCACTGGTGAAACAAAACCTGTTGAAAGGACGGTGGGGGATGCTATACCAGGTGGAGCCAGGAACTTGGAAGGAATGATGATTGTGAAG GTGACCAAATCATGGGAGGATTCAACACTTAACAGAATTGTCCAGTTGACTGAAGAGGGCCAGCTAAACAAGCCAAAGTTGCAAAGATGGCTAGATGAGTTTGGAGAGCACTATAGCAAAGTTGTCGTGGCCCTGTCTTTGGCTGTCGCACTATTGGGACCATTCCTCTTTAAGTGGCCATTTTTTGGTAACTCAG TTTGTAGGGGCTCAATTTACCGTGGACTAGGACTTATGGTGGCTGCATCTCCTTGTGCACTGGCTGTAGCCCCATTAGCATATGCTACTGCCATCAGTTCTCTTGCAAGTAAG GGAATTTTGTTGAAAGGTGGGCATGTCTTGGATGCTCTTTCTTCTTGTCAGTCTATTGCTTTTGACAAGACTGGCACGTTAACAACTGGGAAGCTTATGTGCAAAGCAATCGAGCCCATTCATGGACATTTGGATGTGAGTCATGGTGTTAATGATCCTTCTTGCTGTACACCAAACTGTGAAAGTGAAGCTCTAGCTGTTGCTGCAGCTATGGAGAAAGGAACAACACATCCTATTGGAAG GGCAGTTTTAAATCACTCTGTCGGGAGAGATCTCCCTGTGGTTGCTGTAGAGAGTTTTGAGAGTTTACCTGGTAGAGGAGTTGTTGCTACTTTGAGCGGCATAAAG GCAAAAAACAGTGAAAATGAGCTCGCTAAGGCATCTATTGGTTCCGTCGAGTATATTTCTTCTCTATATAGATCTAACGGTGAATCCGAGCAAATAAAACAGGCAGTAAAGTGTTCCGCATTTGGGCCTGAATTTGTGCAAGCTGCTCTGTCAGTAGATAAAAAG GTGACCCTTTTCCACTTTGAGGATGAACCCCGTTCTGGTGTCTGTGAAGTTATATATACCTTAAGAGAAAAGGCTAAACTTCGAATCATGATGCTTACTGGAGATCACAAATCAAGTGCTATGAGAGTTGCTAAAGCTGTATGTATTGACGAAGTTCACTTCTCTTTAAAGCCAGAGGACAAGTTGAACAAAGTAAAAGCAGTTTCAAGGGAGGGAG GTGGAGGCTTAATAATGGTTGGTGATGGTATAAATGATGCACCAGCTCTTGCAGCTGCAACAGTCGGTATTGTTCTAGCACAACGCGCCAGTGCGACAGCGGTAGCTGTTGCAGATATTCTGTTGTTGCAGGATAATCTTTGTGTGGTGCCATTTTGTATCGCTAAAGCTCGTCAAACTACTTCATTG GTCAAGCAAAGTGTAGCTCTTGCCTTAACTTGTATTGTTTTTGCTGCACTTCCTTCTGTCCTAGGATTTCTTCCTCTTTGGTTGACG GTACTtctccatgaaggaggaacccTTCTAGTTTGCTTGAACTCAATACGAGCTCTCAACCACCCAACATGGTCTTTGGGAGATGACATCCGTCAACTTGTTGATGGTCTAAAAAACTATATCTTGGCAAAGCTGAATAGCTCCTCAAAATTCCCAGCCAACACCGTTCCTTTGTAG